Proteins encoded in a region of the Esox lucius isolate fEsoLuc1 chromosome 9, fEsoLuc1.pri, whole genome shotgun sequence genome:
- the LOC106024456 gene encoding keratin, type I cytoskeletal 13: protein MSFSSRSYSSARALSVYGGAGGARTSSSQAGGVYGANSSRGGMDLANALDLHVSASEKTTMQNLNDRLASYLGKVRLLEMENAEVEKKIKAWYSSHTVICHDHSAHFTTMDDLKKKICFGSLVNAKTLLDIDNTRLAAEDFKMKYENELAMRVAVEADINSLRKVLDDMNLDFSNLKMQYEGLKDERIMFKRNHEEELASVRTQAGGQVNVSVDAAPSQDLNAAMTEIRQHYESIAAKNRQELESWYQGKLATVEIEVETNNEQLCSSLTELKETKSTLQRLQIELQSHLSMKSSLETTLSDTQNRYSAQLAGLQNMVTSLEFRLSQLHANIAHNKQEYDILLDIKTRLEVEIAEYRRLLDGEDHSTTKVTKTVTVMKTVVVDGKVTGTTKEVDVVEVVS, encoded by the exons ATGTCTTTCTCTTCCAGGTCCTACAGCTCAGCCAGGGCCCTCAGCGTCTACGGTGGTGCCGGCGGTGCCCGTACCTCTTCCTCCCAGGCTGGGGGAGTCTACGGCGCCAATTCCTCCAGGGGCGGCATGGACCTGGCGAACGCCCTGGACCTCCACGTGTCGGCCAGTGAGAAGACCACCATGCAGAACCTGAATGATCGCCTGGCCTCTTACCTGGGAAAAGTGAGGCTCCTGGAGATGGAAAATGCTGAGGTGGAGAAGAAAATCAAGGCTTGGTACTCATCACACACAGTGATCTGCCACGACCACAGCGCCCATTTTACCACCATGGATGACTTGAAGAAAAAG ATCTGTTTCGGGTCCTTGGTAAATGCCAAAACTCTGCTGGACATCGATAACACCAGGCTTGCTGCTGAGGACTTCAAGATGAA GTATGAGAACGAGTTGGCCATGAGGGTGGCAGTGGAGGCAGACATTAACAGTCTGAGGAAGGTCCTGGATGACATGAACCTTGACTTCTCTAACCTGAAGATGCAGTACGAGGGCCTGAAGGACGAGCGCATCATGTTCAAGAGGAACCACGAGGAG GAGCTGGCCAGTGTGAGGACCCAGGCAGGAGGCCAGGTGAATGTATCAGTGGACGCTGCCCCATCCCAGGACCTGAACGCTGCCATGACCGAGATCAGGCAGCACTATGAGTCTATAGCTGCCAAGAACCGCCAAGAACTGGAATCCTGGTACCAGGGCAAG CTGGCCACAGTGGAGATTGAAGTCGAGACCAACAACGAACAGCTCTGTTCAAGCCTCACAGAGTTGAAGGAGACCAAGAGCACCTTACAGAGGCTTCAGATTGAACTGCAGTCCCATCTGAGCATG AAATCCTCCCTggagaccaccctgtcagacACCCAGAACCGCTACTCTGCCCAGCTGGCGGGGCTCCAGAACATGGTGACCAGCCTGGAGTTTCGGCTCTCCCAGCTCCATGCCAACATCGCACACAACAAGCAGGAGTACGACATCCTGCTGGACATCAAGACCCGTCTGGAGGTGGAGATCGCTGAGTACAGGAGGCTCCTGGACGGGGAggaccacagcacaaccaaag TTACCAAGACAGTCACCGTGATGAAGACCGTTGTTGTGGACGGAAAGGTTACCGGGACCACCAAGGAAGTCGATGTGGTGGAAGTCGTGTCCTAA